The Vicia villosa cultivar HV-30 ecotype Madison, WI unplaced genomic scaffold, Vvil1.0 ctg.003209F_1_1, whole genome shotgun sequence genome window below encodes:
- the LOC131640583 gene encoding serine/threonine-protein phosphatase 7 long form homolog translates to MGECTFTLEDVYMLLGLKTNGKAVYGNVQQPNALCVELLGVDLIEGEGQQRGRGQGIKLAGLQLAYAGLLLDQFSDEETILQKTRMYIMLLFGKFLFPEGTGNSVNFMYLCLLGDIDAIKTYSWGSAVLAYLYSSLCKCAKKDSCTFSGCAFLLQAWAWWRMPVLAPANPNSYAFPYASRFNALGMDWSKTPDSKIIIYRQILDRLGPQDFIWRPYLELDHVPDLDEAAIWTAKSPIIRFTTVEMHPSDRVKLQFGMHQGIPDPPEPDCLGRWHLAKVSEQWYVENYKSFAIDQRKIWARRSKTVLEFPVAPGEMKPTVDYVNWYKSVTNPEMIVSAPFYLADPRAQPPYFGGQQQPPPNYHQQQQQPPPPNYQQQQQPPPNYQQQHYPQQHQQQQSYHQQPMQPQTPFYQQHSQQLHQFFPSQTQPQNQQFHVGSSSRSHFQEFHAGSSSRSPPMTPDMGIEEEYPQYTTFDQHTSQYPNQQFDLNTPPQPLYFNQTGSTTNFQNFQAAPTRRNFNPPRQSFDSAAGTRLSYGGNSIGQDVEDPGFIEGPSTLAQDEPNRGGRRRRNRGALPTRDPSTRPIRQPQCGSYHGPRGAQ, encoded by the exons atgggtgaatgtaccttcactctagaggacgtgtacatgttattgggtctcaaaacaaatggaaaggcagtgtatggaaatgtccaacaaccaaacgccctatgcgtcgaattgttgggtgtggatttaatagagggtgaggggcaacaaaggggtaggggccaaggtataaagcttgctGGCCTTCAGCTAGCTTATGCTGGGCTTCTATTGGATCAGTTTTCTGACGAAGAAACTATACTGCAGAAAACTAggatgtatattatgttgttgtttggtaagtttctatttcccgaaggcacgggaaatagtgttaattttatgtacttgtgtttacttggggacattgatgcaataaagacatatagttggggttcggctgtgttggcatacctatatagttccttgtgcaaatgtgcaaaaaaggatagttgtacatttagtggatgtgcattcttgctacaagcatgggcatggtggagaatgccggtattggcccctgcaaatccaaacagttacgccttcccttacgcttcaag GTTCAATGCACTCGGAATGGATTGGTCCAAAACGCCTGATTCCAAAATCATTATCTACCGCCAAATATTAGATCGACTAGGACCCCAAGAT tttatttggcgtccttacttggaattggaccacgtacccgaccttgacgaggcggctatttggacagcaaaatcacccatcatacggttcaccactgtggagatgcacccgagtgaccgtgtcaagctccaattcggcatgcatcaaggtatccctgacccacctgagcctgactgtttgggacgttggcatcttgcgaaggttagcgaacagtggtacgtTGAAAATTACAAGTCGTTTGCTATAGATCAacgtaaaatatgggctcgtcgatcaaaaacggttctagaatttcctgtggcgccgggaGAAATGAAGCCAACTGTTGACTATGTAAACTGGTACAAATCGGTCACAAATCCtgaaatgattgtgtctgcccctttctatttagctgacccgcgagcacaacctccatattttggaggacaacaacaaccaccaccaaattaccaccaacaacaacaacaaccaccgccaccaaattaccaacaacaacaacaaccaccaccaaattaccaacaacaacattacccacaacaacaccaacaacaacaaagttaccaccaacaaccaatgcaaccacaaacacctttttaccaacaacattcccaacaactccaccagttttttccatcccaaactcaaccacaaaatcaacAATTCCATGTAGGGAGCTCTTCTAGATCACATTTCCAAGAATTCCATGCGGGGagctcttcaagatcaccaccaatgacccccgacatgggcatagaagaagaatacccgcaataCACCACATTCGACCAACACACATCACAGTACCCCAACCAACAATTTGACCTCAACACACCgccacaaccattgtattttaaccaaaccggatccaccaccaacttccaaaacttccaggccgcacccactaggagGAATTTCAACCCGCCTAGACaaagcttcgacagcgccgcgggcacccgcctatcctatggagggaattctataggtcaagatgttgaagacccaggtttcattgaggggccgtcgactctggcacaagacgaaccaaatagaggggggcgtcgtcGCAGGAATAGGGGGGCATTACCAACTCGTGACCCGTCTACACGACCCATTAGGCAACCTCAAtgtggatcgtaccatggtccacgtggcgcgcaataa